The genomic DNA AAAGTTTTTTGAATATTTCATTGCACCTCCGTATAAAAGTTACCATTTAGGTAATTTATTGTTGACATAAACATTTTCTGATGTATAATAATTATGTAATTACCGTTTAGGTAAGAAAGGAGAGTTTCATGGAAATAGAATTTGATGACAAGAAAGTGCAAACTCTCTTCAATGATTTTAACTTAATGGCAAAGAAAAAAGGACCAGATATTACAAAAACAATAAAAAAGAGATATGAGCAACTCAAGGCTGCTGAGACATTTGCTGAATATCTCTTAACTGGTTTAGGAAAACCTCATCCTCTGTCTGGTAATAAAGATGAGTTATATGGGATTAGCATTACTGGAAACATTAGACTCATCGTTGAACCCGTTTCTGAAGATCTAAGTATAGAATCACTAAAAAAATGTATAAAAGTCATTATAAAAGGAGCTGAAGATTACCATGGCGACAAAATTACAACATATATTCCTTGATGAATTACTTATTCATCCGGGAGAAACGATACTTGAAATGATTCAAGATAGAAACATATCACAAAAAGAACTGGCGATTAGAACTGGGTTTACAGAGAAACACATTTCTACAGTTATTAATGGACAAAAGAATATATCTGCAGAATTTGCTATGAAATTAGAATATGCACTTGGTATTCCTGCATCATTTTGGCGTAATCTTCAAACGAATTACGATTTAGAAGTAGTTTCTTTTAATGAAAAACACAATATCTCTGAAGAAGAAAAACAAATAGCGAAAGAAGTAAAACAAACTGTGGAAACACTAACAAATCAAGAAATTAAAGTTAATAATGGTGTAGATTCTGTATATAAAATAAGACAGTTATTAGGCGTTAGTAATCTAACATCATTAGCACCACTAAATACAGCACAGTATCGCGCACAATTTGCAGAAAACACAAGTGAAAATGTCATGTATGCTTGGCAATACCTATGCGAGAAAAAAGTAGAGAATCAAACCGATAAACAATTGGATGTTGAAAAACTAGCAAATAGTCTTGAATTAATCAAAAACATAATGCACCAAGATGCAACAAACCATATATCTCTAATTCAGAAGGTTTTAAATGATTGTGGGATATTATTTGTTGTTGAAAAAGATGTAAAAAAAGCTCCAATCAAGGGGCTTACCGTTAAAACAAAGAAAGATCAAGTTATGATTGCATTAACGATTCGTGGTAAGTTTGTTGATATCTTTTGGTTTACATTATTCCATGAAATAGGACACGTTATTAATGGTGATTATTTGAAAAATCAAAAGCATTGGGAAAAAGATAATAGAATAGAAAAAAACGCAGATGAATTTGCTGCAAATACGCTCATAGATAATAAATCATACAAAGAGTTTATTATAAATAAAGATTTCTCAATGGAAGCAATAAAGTACTTAGCAAAGACAAACAATGTTTTACCGGCAATAGTTATTGGCAGACTTATGAATGATCAATACATACCATGGAGTGCCTATCAAAGAGAAACATATGCATGGGTTGAAGGGGAGTAAAAGATAAAAGGAAGATGAGAGATGCGGAGTATATTTGATTTTATAGTTTCATTTTGGGATACAACTGAATATGCACTAGCAAATTGGATTATCCTTGGATTAATGGCTCCGATCGCCTTTGTTTTTGCATACAGAGCTACTGGGGAGACAGCATTCATTGTCGGATATAATTCAACAGCAATGAGCATCATTCATTGGATTGTCAGATTGTTCATATATATTATATTAGTTTACATATTGAAAGGTATGATTTGGTTTGTAGCCCAACCACTTATATTATTTAAGACTAGAGAACCTAGGTTTATATCTTCAATTATAGTTGCCGTGTTATTGTTCGGCTTCGCAATTTTTGTAAAACTAAAATCTAAGATTACTCATAAGATATTTTGGTCTTAGAAACAGGTATGGTTGTATAGAATACTTTGATTTAAAATTAAGAAAATAAATTGAGGAAATGTGTGTATGAAAGATTCAATTGCTACGAATAAATATTCTATTCTAAAGATTATGATTCCCTTCTTGTCGATATTTGTAATACCTAATTTACTATAAAGAGTCAAGTATTTTAATAAAATAAACAGTAAAAGACCTCGATTTCGAGGTTTTATACTAGATATAGGTAAACAAACATCAATATTTGCTAGCTTTGATGCTTAAATTCAAGATTTTTAGTTTCTAAATGATACATCATGCGAAGTAGTTTCTTTGCTACATGCGAGATTGAAACCCGGTGTGCTTTACCTTCGGAACGTTTCTTTTGATAGTATTCATAATACTCTGGAATATGAATTAAAGTGGTTTGAGCGGCATACATTAAGTAGTATCTTAAATAGCCAGATCCATTGAACTGATACCAAAAACCTGTACTTTGTTATAATACAAGTGTTAGGATTCAATCCTTACTGATTTATTGCCCCCCCAAGATGAAGAATAGAATTAACTGAATACACCGAACGCCCCACATCTAAAATACGTGGGGCAATTTTTTTTGAAAACTTGAAATATTGTAAGGGTAACATAAAAGTAGACACTCAATATAATATATATAACAAATCACGACATTAAATAATAATAAAAAAACATTTAATAATGATAACAATTGTCTTTATAATTGTTATAAAAAATGGATAATAGACTATGTAAATAACGGTTCATAATTGAATAAAGGAGTGGCATAAAGATGATTAAAGATATTAAGAGTAGTGGCCTTTTGGACATCATCAAAGAAAAGTATGAACATGACACCATTTTGCTAGTAGCAACCGCCAAAGACAACGTGCCTAATGTTAGATCTGTGGATAGTTTTTTTTATGGTGGGTCCTTTTGGATTGTAACGGACTTGCGTGCGAATTATGTTAAAGAGATTAAGAAGAATCCTTATGTGATGATCTCAGATGCTGGCCATAACCGATTTTGGTGTAAGGCAAGCATTGTAGGACATCCACTTGACGAATCCAATTTAGTGATTCGTAAAGTATACGAAAAAGTATTTCATAACTGGTATCATGAGGTGAACAATGAAGAAATTGATACCGTGTGTTATATTAAAGTAACCCCATATAAGGGCTATGTTCATAAAGATAAGCTTGGCTACACATTTGACCTAGCTTTAGATAAGGTGACGATAACTCCGATTACGCACCATATTGATGTAAAATTGGATCCATTTTGGTAGGAGATAACATGTATACTTATAAGAAAATAGATTTAAAAGATGTTGACCAATTAGCAGTTGACTATATGAATTACTTTAACTGTTATGAAGAGGCAAGTTGGACATTAGACAAAGCAAAAAGAAGACTAAGACAACTCTTTAATCGAGAAGATGCGCTAGGATTCTTAATGATGGATAAAGACTTAGTAATCGGATTTGGCGTTGGCGTACTCACTCAATTTGATGATGGATTAATCTTTGAACTTAGTGAATTACTCATATATAAAGCCTATCAGAATAAAGGAAATGGGTCTTTATTAATTCAAAAACTTGAAACACATGCCAAACAACAGGGCGCATTTAGAGCTCAGTTGTTTGCGTTTGATGATCAGGAACACACCAATTTTTATCAACATAAACATCAATACAGTATTGCTAAAAACAACCTGATTTGGACCAAAGCATTATAATCCATTAAGCAATCACTAAATTAAGGAGGTTCATATGGACGAAACAGCATTAATGTCATCACTTATTGAGTATGGTAACGCCCTTAGAGGCGCAGAAGTCTATTATAGAGAAGACTGGGAGTGCTTTTATTTTTCACTCTTAGGTAAGAACTTTGGACTATTGACGAATGAGCTTTTCACACTCAAGAATACACCAACCAAGAACACTGAGTTAAGAGAAACTTATTCCTATATTATCCCAGGATATCATATGAATAAAAACCACTGGATTTCGATAAAACTTATGGAAAACCAACTGACCCTTGATGAACTCAAGGAACTCATTTATGAATCCTACTTGTTAGTCTATAAAGGGTTAAGTAAAGACGAAAAAGCAATCATCGATGAAATGCCTGATAGAAGGTAATAAGATGAAATATGTGTGTTTTTTAATGACTTAGATAAATGGGATCCAAACATCGAAACAGTAGAGGTCACAAACTCTGGTATCTACTGGTCTTTCATCCTCGATGATTATACTAAAACAGCTTATTATAAACTTGCCTCAAAAGAGATTTCTAAACACATAACCATTAGAACCATTAATACAATCGTTAAGCTCTTATCGATAATGGATAAATAGCTTAATAACTAGTCACGGCTACTGTCTTTATAATAGGTTAGTCACACATTTGGAGGTGTAGAATATGGCAAAAACCAGTTGGTACAACGAAAGACCCAATGCCTGTCATTTGGTATACTTAGACAAGAAATCCAAGGAACTTGAAAAACTCCTTAATCATGAAAAAACGATGATTATTAGAGGAGCTCAAGGCAAGAAATCCCCACTTGGTGGGAGAGCTAAAATAGGTGAGACTATTTATTTCGTTAACACAGGTGGCGATTTACGTGTTACACATAAAGGCGTTATTTCTAATGTGATTGAAAGCGAAAAAATGACACCTGAAGAATCTATAGCATTCATCCAAAAGTATGAGGCAGCACTGAACCTTTCAAAAGCTCAATTAGAAAGATGGAACGGCAAGAAGTACCTAGCCGTCTATGAGATTAGTGACCTTATAGAAGTTGAACCTTTTACCTATAACCGTACGACCAATATGGATGATTGGATTATCTTAAGCGATATTAATGAGGTCAAAAAACTAGATTAATCAAATAACTTATACAAATAATAATACTTTGAATGTGAAACTAATGAAAGAT from Paracholeplasma morum includes the following:
- a CDS encoding GNAT family N-acetyltransferase; amino-acid sequence: MYTYKKIDLKDVDQLAVDYMNYFNCYEEASWTLDKAKRRLRQLFNREDALGFLMMDKDLVIGFGVGVLTQFDDGLIFELSELLIYKAYQNKGNGSLLIQKLETHAKQQGAFRAQLFAFDDQEHTNFYQHKHQYSIAKNNLIWTKAL
- a CDS encoding pyridoxamine 5'-phosphate oxidase family protein codes for the protein MIKDIKSSGLLDIIKEKYEHDTILLVATAKDNVPNVRSVDSFFYGGSFWIVTDLRANYVKEIKKNPYVMISDAGHNRFWCKASIVGHPLDESNLVIRKVYEKVFHNWYHEVNNEEIDTVCYIKVTPYKGYVHKDKLGYTFDLALDKVTITPITHHIDVKLDPFW
- a CDS encoding HigA family addiction module antitoxin, whose product is MATKLQHIFLDELLIHPGETILEMIQDRNISQKELAIRTGFTEKHISTVINGQKNISAEFAMKLEYALGIPASFWRNLQTNYDLEVVSFNEKHNISEEEKQIAKEVKQTVETLTNQEIKVNNGVDSVYKIRQLLGVSNLTSLAPLNTAQYRAQFAENTSENVMYAWQYLCEKKVENQTDKQLDVEKLANSLELIKNIMHQDATNHISLIQKVLNDCGILFVVEKDVKKAPIKGLTVKTKKDQVMIALTIRGKFVDIFWFTLFHEIGHVINGDYLKNQKHWEKDNRIEKNADEFAANTLIDNKSYKEFIINKDFSMEAIKYLAKTNNVLPAIVIGRLMNDQYIPWSAYQRETYAWVEGE
- a CDS encoding MmcQ/YjbR family DNA-binding protein, which encodes MDETALMSSLIEYGNALRGAEVYYREDWECFYFSLLGKNFGLLTNELFTLKNTPTKNTELRETYSYIIPGYHMNKNHWISIKLMENQLTLDELKELIYESYLLVYKGLSKDEKAIIDEMPDRR